In Toxoplasma gondii ME49 chromosome VIII, whole genome shotgun sequence, a single genomic region encodes these proteins:
- a CDS encoding HECT-domain (ubiquitin-transferase) domain-containing protein (encoded by transcript TGME49_270580), with the protein MAFEGNQDHALSASERSVAGTYPSVNSGPASFLPFDSSAHERPAPSTTGAVCPPASVLPRSPQPLTIPPLVSASLDVRAPCSFSFWLFDDGEEAESEEVETEKPRCPRGCDWPGEGDWERDVTCEKGWNSGFDSTPSPEPPVASHLDPVSIERLPSSEVLSAVSSPFPASVRPLPGGQRAAEGALAASGDDGTSSSGSLTQLSPCQPERLADPHSVSSHPPRASRVPTAEDNACSQGLARRPRGPDPATAQSDRDSALACGDERETREEGHSTRRRREEAEVLSPLSPAPSWEISVSRDSPSWSRGNPSRLAGSQTSSSSVAFSAPPSSSLSIASRPPSSSSAVSSSSASSSLPHSFSLPPASFHALIPQPHCRHRPTLASPSPDLADSCGSSSSFSSLSTASASHPPPSRTGVSQPSSNCPGQPSPLPPSAGQPVSPQSALLPAPRSKINAGQPGKPRASQPRTVHPVARHWRLVCLRGYPFSTSESFRVLLSPSNLVVVELQLPHQTTTFTDYETLRVSLSSKQPVTPRLWTHIAVSIGLPPTSVKLFVDGKEAAKRAVTGRCSLCYGPLPFWLPPLSCVGPSDELAAEEESEDETSDQYDSGAERQTRAGRERQGGREGEGEREEGREGEDDEGEGRDEAEGPRAINTGRRQESGRNMSLGNRRRRGLQRRWHMQQRPLVPEESFDNDVTEETDALGERGLKSRGIGMRGCLADFRVYFRELSQDEVKELVKSCDTQFEREYLEFCEGQRWRASAGSSSNQISGDDGRERELRRLTHAVQNEAVSRTSPSDISLHGVSRCARSLDYTEGDRQAHFSSLLSTPSESVHLNRRVSAVDAPAEPVRATTTLAPPHRPYSSTSHSAPLAACASSSFSPSPLHSLSSQPSSPPLHPPSPPPVSPQPSSLLLSSSPPDSSSLCPSLFSADPFLAASLASSSSSSFSSQPSSFFAPLLSSSSFSSHPSSAASVASSFPASTSLTGSAGGHACLSAGSLGPHHSPEADRRAEGEDALGRASSGVSDRGDEDLAPGSRHPHQVLSFPSRRRDRDIFWGANEADLEAGVMSLVTRRVWVTPGGSDGNTRETNPSEEATGSSDSSRRSWRGERNWDLWESLRRAVGVDPLLVVWQRQDRERKATLGKPGSGMYSTTGRDTRKEEEGGEQGEDRLRESGDEHELEGLDAADNETKGEEAGVTTGATKNKSVPLQSAQHPNPDNSECAGASVDPATEADWCLTIPSARWVLNERIWAYIVLCVNGQLSEAESLLSLSYPSPPAASFSPERPLAPLRTADSASANSSSSGERHADLGDFDRIQTFRQTFSLAFVEQQAGLLYELLSAGSRERRRSEAGEGDEICREASVAGSFDAIYLEPALQLSRAWMQLLLSTLHCVAAFAPWPSQFGVLLSNFRYLLPHTLKQWIFHLSLSMTEDAAADGRIRVVINRAKALKAAEGRTASPHQRSSFSYASSSSSFPTSSSVSGERQEDDCTRSADDPPEGGSPATHAAWLRDFHTVFGQLYRQLSDVSPKRLRSHGRAWYVLYDGEGGIDAGGIYRDSLAHIAQELQSPFSPLFMPCSNSRGFGDNQDRWVPSPRCVSPSHLSMFRFLGRLMGVAVRGRLCLDLNLSGALWKPVVGLSVGAQDLEAVDALCVQMLQTVCQLHSSQGAPERFTEEFPLFWHTTLSDGRVEELRVGGKDLPVRWEERADYARRTVACRLEESREQVAEIRKGIGDVIPLQFVNLLCPSEMERMVCGSAEIDLDLLKAHTRYTGFLPTDPVIIWFWEVLFSFSTRERQKFLRFVWGRSRLPPARAAWEQDMEVARKHTTGRTAAAPTEGVDFPPQAISPPASSDASSLTSPQVESQSVALHTASPDTLHVQEGELRRAEGLSANASSSSGMDDSRSVRFREEGESRLAGSGERRTPVPFAARPEDLQLPASHTCFFQIELPCYSRKEILREKLLYAITEGIAIDADNMADSAAWQ; encoded by the exons ATGGCGTTTGAAGGAAACCAAGATCACGCTCTGAGCGCAAGCGAGAGGAGTGTCGCTGGAACGTATCCCTCTGTCAACTCCGGACCTGCTTCCTTTTTGCCTTTCGATTCCTCTGCGCATGAACGCCCCGCGCCTTCTACGACGGGTGCTGTTTGTCCCCCTGCATCCGTTCTTCCGCGTTCGCCACAGCCACTCACCATCCCTCCACtggtctctgcgtcgcttgATGTGCGCGCAccttgttccttctccttctggctgttcgacgacggagaggaagcggagtCGGAAGAGGTTGAAACAGAAAAGCCAAGGTGCCCTCGCGGTTGCGACTGGCcaggagagggagactgGGAGAGAGACGTCACATGTGAGAAAGGCTGGAACTCTGGATTCGACTCCACACCCAGCCCAGAGCCGCCAGTGGCTTCTCATCTCGATCCTGTGTCCATAGAACGCCTTCCGTCAAGCGAAGTCCtttcagctgtctcttcgcctttccccGCCTCCGTTCGCCCATTGCCTGGAGGGCAACGAGCAGCCGAAGGGGCTCTTGCAGCCAGCGGAGATGACGGGACCTCTTCGAGCGGCTCGCTCACTCAACTCTCCCCTTGTCAACCCGAGCGACTTGCCGACCCTCACTCCGTTTCTTCGCATCCCCCGCGCGCCTCCCGTGTACCTACAGCGGAGGacaatgcatgcagccaggGCTTGGCACGCAGGCCTCGAGGGCCAGATCCGGCAACCGCACAGTCGGACAGAGACTCGGCGCTTGCATGCGGAGACGAAagggagacacgagaagaaggccacAGCaccagacggagacgagaagaagcagaggtaCTCTCTCCACTGTCGCCGGCGCCGTCATGGGAGATAAGTGTCTCCAGAGACAGTCCATCGTGGTCAAGAGGCAATCCTTCGAGACTTGCTGGGTCTCAgacgtcttcgtcctctgtcgcgttctcggctcctccttcctcttctctttctatAGCTTCTCGTCCcccctcctcttcatctgctgtctcctcctcctcggcgtcgtcgtctcttccccattctttctctctgcctcccgcCTCCTTCCACGCTCTAATTCCACAACCGCATTGCCGTCATCGACCCACACTCGCCTCACCATCTCCAGACTTGGCAGACAGTTGCGGCTcctcctcgagtttctcctctctATCGACCGCCTCAGCCTCGCATCCACCTCCCTCTCGCACAGGCGTATCACAGCCTTCTTCAAATTGCCCCGGCCAGCcctcgcctcttccgccGTCTGCTGGGCAACCAGTGTCGCCTCAGTCGGCGTTGCTGCCTGCTCCTCGGTCCAAGATTAACGCTGGACAACCAGGCAAGCCTCGAGCTTCTCAGCCTCGCACGGTCCACCCGGTGGCGCGGCACTGGCGCCTCGTGTGTCTGCGGGGGTATCCGTTCTCCACTTCGGAGAGTTTCCgcgtgcttctctctccgtcgaaCCTCGTGGTGGTCGAGCTCCAGCTGCCTCACCAAACGACGACTTTTACGGACTACGAAACCCTGCGAGTCTCCTTGTCGTCCAAGCAGCCGGTGACACCGAGACTCTGGACGCACATCGCCGTCTCTATCGGCCTGCCGCCGACTTCGGTCAAACTCTTCGTCGACGGAAAGGAAGCCGCCAAACGCGCTGTCACCGGACGGTGTTCGCTCTGCTACGGCCCGCTGCCCTTCTGGCTTCCACCGCTCTCCTGTGTAGGTCCATCCGACGAGCTCGCggccgaagaggagagcgaagacgaaactTCAGATCAATACGACAGCGGCGCCGAGAGGCAAACTCGAGCAGGAAGGGAGCgccagggaggaagagagggggaaggcgagcgagaggaaggaagagagggggaagacgacgagggagagggcagagacgaggCCGAGGGACCGCGTGCGATCAACACTGGGAGACGACAAGAGTCAGGAAGGAACATGTCTCTTGGTAatcgaagacgaagaggactgCAGCGTCGGTGGCACATGCAGCAGAGGCCACTGGTTCCTGAAGAGAGCTTCGACAACGACGTtaccgaggagacagacgcactCGGCGAAAGAGGACTCAAGAGCCGAGGGATAGGCATGAGGGGATGTCTTGCAGACTTTAGGGTCTACTTCCGAGAGCTGAGTCAGGATGAGGTGAAGGAACTTGTAAAGTCGTGCGATACGCAGTTCGAGAGAGAGTACCTGGAGTTTTGCGAAGGCCAAAGATGGAGAGCCTCGGCAGGAAGTTCCAGCAACCAGATATCGGGCGACGatggacgagagagagagttgaGAAGGCTGACACATGCGGTCCAGAACGAAGCGGTTTCTCGAACTTCTCCTTCCGATATCTCGCTTCATGGAGTCTCGCGATGCGCGCGGAGTCTTGATTATACTGAAGGAGATAGGCAGGCACACTTCAGCTCTCTTTTGTCTACTCCTTCAGAGAGCGTTCACTTGAATCGTCGGGTCTCTGCTGTCGATGCGCCTGCCGAGCCAGTCCGTGCGACCACGACCCTCGCACCGCCGCATCGGCCTTATTCTTCTACCTCTCATAGCGCACCTTTGGCCGCATGCGCcagttcctctttttccccgTCGCCCCTTCATTCTTTGTCTTCCcagccttcgtctcctccacttcatcctccgtctcctcctcccgtttctccccagccctcatctcttcttctgtcttcctcgcctcctgattcttcttctctttgcccttctttgttctctgctGATCCATTCCTTGCTGcgtctcttgcttcttcttcttcgtcttcgttttcctctcagccgtcttcgttttttgctcctcttctttcatcttcgtccttctcttctcatcCGTCGTCTGCTGCAtctgttgcttcttctttccctgcgTCCACCTCTTTGACCGGCTCGGCAGGGGGACATGCGTGTCTTTCTGCTGGGAGCCTGGGGCCGCACCATTCGCCAGAAGCAGACAGgcgagcagaaggcgaggacgcgTTGGGGAGAGCGAGCAGTGGAGTCAGTGatcgaggcgacgaagacctGGCCCCAGGCTCACGTCACCCTCATCAGgtcctctcctttccctccCGCCGTCGTGACAGAGACATTTTCTGGGGAGCTAACGAAGCTGACCTCGAGGCAGGCGTCATGAGCCTCGTGACCCGGCGGGTGTGGGTCACTCCAGGAGGCTCGGATGGaaacacaagagagacgaatcCTTCCGAAGAGGCGACAGGTTCCTCTGACTCATCTCGCCGGTcttggagaggagaaaggaactgGGATCTCTGGGAGAGTCTGCGCCGGGCTGTCGGAGTCGATCCGCTGCTTGTCGTGTGGCAACGGCAGGACAGAGAGCGCAAGGCGACACTAGGGAAACCTGGATCCGGCATGTACAGCACCACAGGACGCGACaccaggaaagaagaggaaggtggagaacAAGGTGAAGACCGCTTGCGTGAATCAGGAGATGAACACGAACTTGAAGGACTCGATGCTGCAGACAATGAAacgaaaggggaagaagcaggcgtGACAACAGGAGCGACGAAAAATAAGAGCGTTCCACTGCAAAGCGCTCAACACCCGAATCCAGATAACTCAG AGTGCGCTGGGGCGTCTGTCGATCCCGCCACGGAGGCAGATTGGTGTCTGACGATTCCGAGTGCTCGATGGGTCCTCAACGAGCGCATTTGGGCCTACATCGTTCTCTGTGTGAACGGCCAACTAAGCGAGGCGGAGAGTCTGTTGTCGCTTTCTTATCCGTCGCCTCCAgctgcttcgttctctcccgaGAGGCCTCTGGCGCCCTTGCGAACCGCTGACTCGGCGTCTGCGAACTCATCCTCCTCTGGGGAACGTCACGCGGACTTGGGAGACTTCGATCGCATTCAGACATTTCGGCAGACGTTCTCTCTTGCGTTCGTGGAACAGCAGGCTGGTCTGCTCTACGAGCTGCTCTCGGCCGGGTCGAGGGAACGGAGACGGAGCGAAGCgggggaaggcgacgagaTTTGTCGTGAAGCTTCGGTAGCCGGTTCCTTCGACGCAATCTACCTCGAGCCAGCTCTGCAGCTGTCCAGAGCCTGGATGCAGTTGCTGCTTTCCACTCTCCACTGCGTTGCCGCCTTCGCCCCTTGGCCCTCGCAGTTCGGAGTTCTGCTCTCGAACTTCCG ctATCTCCTTCCTCACACCTTGAAGCAGTGGATTTTCcatctctcgctctccatgACGGAAGACGCAGCAGCCGACGGCCGCATCCGTGTTGTGATCAACCGCGCGAAAGCGCTGAAGGCTGCTGAGGGCAGGACTGCCTCTCCACACCAAcgctcgtctttctcttacgcttcctcctcttcctcgttcccaacctcttcttctgtctcgggggaaagacaagaagacgacTGCACTCGCAGTGCTGATGACCCTCCGGAGGGAGGATCCCCCGCGACTCACGCCGCATGGCTGCGCGACTTCCACACCGTCTTCGGtcagctgtacagacagctcaGTGACGTATCGCCGAAGCGTCTGAGGTCGCATGGGCGGGCGTGGTATGTGTTGTACGATGGAGAAGGCGGGATCGATGCGGGAGGCATTTACAGAGATTCTCTTGCCCACATTGCTCAGGAACTCCAGTCGCCGTTCAGTCCCTTGTTCATGCCGTGCTCCAACAGCCGTGGCTTCGGTGACAACCAA GACCGATGGGTGCCATCGCCGCGGTGCGTCTCCCCCTCGCACCTGTCCATGTTTCGCTTTCTTGGACGCCTCATGGGGGTGGCCGTTCGCgggcgcctctgcctcgacCTCAACCTTTCGGGGGCGCTCTGGAAGCCTGTCGTCGGACTGAGCGTCGGAGCTCAAGACCTGGAGGCCGTCGACGCTCTCTGCGTGCAAATGCTTCAAACG GTTTGTCAGCTTCACAGCTCGCAGGGGGCGCCTGAGCGCTTCACCGAAGAATTTCCCTTGTTTTGGCACACAACCCTTTCAGATGGCCGCGTAGAGGAGCTGCGAGTCGGAGGCAAAGATCTCCCTGTGCGATGGGAGGAACGCGCAGACTATGCACGACGAACGGTCGCTTGTCGCctcgaagaaagcagagaacag GTGGCGGAGATCCGAAAAGGGATTGGAGACGTCATTCCCCTCCAGTTCGTGAATTTGCTTTGCCCCTCCGAGATGGAGCGCATGGTCTGTGGTTCTGCTGAGATCGACCTCGATCTGCTCAAGGCGCATACGCGCTACACCGGCTTCCTG CCTACCGACCCAGTCATCATCTGGTTTTGGGAAGTTCTCTTTTCATTTTCGACCCGCGAACGTCAGAAGTTTCTGCGATTTGTCTGGGGGCGATCTCGCCTGCCGCCGGCGAGGGCTGCCTGGGAGCAAGACATGGAAGTTGCGAGAAAACACACGACAGGACGGACAGCTGCAGCGCCGACAGAAGGCGTCGATTTCCCACCGCAGGCGATTTCCCCGCCGGCGTCTTCTGATGCTTCGTCCCTCACTTCTCCCCAAGTTGAATCGCAGAGTGTCGCGCTTCACACCGCCTCCCCAGACACGCTTCACGTCCAAGAGGGAGAGCTGCGGCGAGCAGAAGGCTTGTCGGcgaacgcttcgtcttcctcgggGATGGACGATTCACGATCTGTGCGCTtcagggaagaaggcgaatcTCGACTCGCAGGGAGTGGTGAACGGCGAACGCCTGTGCCATTCGCTGCTCGACCAGAAGACCTCCAGCTGCCTGCGTCGCACACCTGCTTCTTCCAG ATTGAACTCCCTTGCTACTCCAGAAAAGAAATTCTCCGCGAAAAGTTGCTCTATGCCATCACAGAAGGGATCGCCATCGACGCCGACAACATGGCGGACAGCGCTGCGTGGCAGTGA